Proteins co-encoded in one Veillonellales bacterium genomic window:
- a CDS encoding anion permease, with the protein MTKRGLYALVTIGVLAIVWCIPVPLGLKTQAWHLFAIFLATVVGFILSPVPNGVVALSAVVFSVFTGTLKLKEALTAFSGSTVWLVVAAFIFAIGLRKTGLGRRIAFLFIHSFGGNPLTLAYSMAATNLVLGPAIPSSSARSGGVLFPIVRSICQTFNSYPGPSAKRLGSFLMSSVFHVDLIVCAMFLTSMAANPLSAELARQTLGVTITWGTWALAASVPGIVSLIVIPYVLYKLCPPDLKKTQEAKKMAAEELEKIGPMSSKEKIMLTIFLGAIVLWATGEITKFDGTQVALLGICAMLICNVISWQDVTKEDKAWDILMWMGIVVMLADFLNKSGFIKWFAAGVSVALAGTSWIVALVIAFLVYFYSHYGFASMTAHVTAMYAALIAVAAAAGAPPFLAAFSIAICANLCGCLTHFGTGPAAIFFGEGYVDQATWWRNGFIVSLFHIIIWLGLGSCWWKILGIW; encoded by the coding sequence ATGACGAAGAGAGGGTTATATGCTCTTGTTACCATCGGTGTTTTGGCAATCGTCTGGTGTATACCTGTACCATTAGGTTTAAAAACTCAAGCATGGCATTTATTTGCCATCTTTCTTGCTACAGTTGTCGGTTTTATCCTGTCGCCGGTTCCTAACGGTGTTGTTGCGCTTTCGGCCGTTGTTTTCTCTGTGTTTACAGGCACTCTAAAGCTAAAAGAAGCGCTTACCGCTTTTAGTGGTAGCACTGTATGGTTAGTTGTTGCTGCCTTTATCTTCGCCATTGGGTTGCGAAAGACAGGACTGGGGCGTAGAATTGCCTTTTTGTTTATTCATTCCTTTGGGGGTAATCCGTTAACACTGGCTTATTCAATGGCTGCCACCAATCTGGTTCTCGGGCCAGCTATTCCCTCCAGTTCCGCACGGTCTGGCGGCGTTCTCTTTCCTATCGTCAGGAGTATCTGCCAAACATTTAATTCTTACCCTGGCCCGTCAGCTAAACGCCTTGGCTCTTTTCTTATGTCTTCTGTTTTTCACGTGGATCTCATAGTATGTGCAATGTTCCTGACATCAATGGCAGCTAATCCACTATCAGCCGAACTCGCCAGGCAAACCTTGGGGGTTACCATCACCTGGGGCACTTGGGCTTTGGCTGCTAGCGTTCCTGGTATTGTTAGTCTGATTGTTATTCCTTATGTTTTATATAAACTTTGTCCGCCTGATTTGAAGAAAACGCAGGAAGCAAAAAAAATGGCGGCAGAGGAATTGGAAAAGATAGGCCCCATGAGCAGTAAGGAAAAAATTATGCTAACTATTTTCTTGGGTGCCATAGTCTTATGGGCTACTGGCGAAATTACCAAGTTTGATGGCACTCAGGTTGCGCTGCTCGGTATTTGCGCTATGTTGATATGCAATGTTATATCCTGGCAAGATGTAACTAAGGAAGATAAAGCATGGGACATCCTAATGTGGATGGGCATTGTGGTTATGCTCGCCGACTTTCTGAATAAATCCGGTTTCATTAAATGGTTTGCCGCTGGTGTTAGTGTTGCATTGGCCGGAACAAGTTGGATAGTTGCCTTAGTTATCGCTTTCCTGGTTTATTTTTACTCTCATTATGGTTTTGCCAGCATGACAGCGCACGTTACCGCTATGTATGCGGCTTTGATTGCAGTGGCCGCAGCTGCTGGCGCACCTCCTTTTTTGGCGGCTTTCTCAATTGCAATCTGTGCTAATCTGTGCGGTTGCTTGACTCATTTTGGCACTGGACCGGCTGCAATTTTTTTTGGGGAAGGCTATGTAGACCAAGCTACTTGGTGGCGCAATGGTTTTATCGTATCATTATTCCACATCATAATCTGGCTTGGATTGGGAAGCTGCTGGTGGAAGATATTGGGAATTTGGTAA
- the mrdA gene encoding penicillin-binding protein 2, translating to MAGTHSNPRLTILGYIVILVIVVLIGQLGYLQIIHGSDYKNQADNNRIKLLPLMASRGIFYDRNGVPLVSNRPGFTVSLVPVSGPIPDEVIDRLAALAGMDSAKIRQKISQQDNQLEPVRIINDAAPEIVTKIEEHRNDLPGVVIEIQSIRNYVNNELGAHIFGYVSEISDTELGKKKAAGYKPGNIIGKFGLEKVFDKDIRGTDGGGQVEIDVTGRPVRMLGKKEPVMGNSLVLTIDSKIQKAAEKAIDDQLKYLQTKLGNINAKAAAAVVMNPKTGEILAMVSRPTFNPNLFTGGISTKDWKVINDNPFNPLENRAITGEYPPGSTFKIITGTAALELGKVTPEEQIFDSGHHWLIPKGNSQNEALGWINFKTALSKSDNVYFYEMGNRVGIDNLEKYARMFGLGDYTGINLPDEADGLVANRRYKEKAYGEEWYLSETFDAAIGQGFQLVTPLQMAVVMGEIANGGHRYRPYLVSKIISPNDETVKSFAPEELGSVKISDRNLNLIRDALHDVALPGGTAAYAFNGFPVSIAGKTGTAENPHGDDHGWFVAYAPFDDPTVVVAVIVEQGGFGSDSATPIARKILEAAFNIPPQRDAADEAADEAAKASTKVITNSSAKIN from the coding sequence GTGGCAGGGACGCACTCAAATCCTCGGCTTACTATATTGGGCTATATAGTCATACTGGTAATCGTCGTTCTTATAGGCCAATTAGGCTATTTACAGATAATTCACGGGTCTGATTACAAGAATCAGGCCGATAATAACCGCATTAAGCTTCTGCCGCTCATGGCTTCCCGTGGTATTTTTTATGACCGTAACGGAGTTCCGCTGGTTTCTAACCGCCCGGGATTCACAGTATCACTGGTTCCCGTTTCCGGTCCGATACCGGATGAGGTAATTGACCGGCTGGCCGCTCTTGCGGGGATGGATTCAGCTAAAATCCGCCAAAAAATTAGTCAACAGGATAACCAGCTTGAGCCGGTACGGATTATCAATGATGCTGCCCCTGAGATCGTAACCAAAATTGAAGAACACCGGAATGACCTGCCCGGCGTAGTCATCGAAATTCAGTCCATTCGAAATTATGTTAATAATGAATTAGGTGCTCACATCTTCGGTTACGTCAGCGAAATCAGCGATACTGAATTGGGAAAAAAGAAAGCCGCTGGCTATAAGCCCGGTAATATTATTGGCAAATTCGGACTGGAAAAGGTTTTCGATAAAGATATCCGCGGCACCGACGGCGGCGGTCAGGTCGAAATTGATGTTACCGGCCGGCCGGTGCGAATGTTAGGTAAAAAGGAGCCTGTTATGGGCAATAGCCTGGTGCTGACAATTGACAGCAAGATTCAGAAGGCCGCTGAAAAGGCAATAGACGACCAACTGAAATATCTTCAGACTAAACTGGGGAATATCAACGCCAAAGCGGCGGCTGCCGTTGTAATGAACCCCAAGACCGGCGAGATTTTGGCGATGGTAAGCCGGCCAACCTTTAACCCGAACCTGTTCACCGGCGGAATTTCAACTAAAGACTGGAAAGTAATCAATGATAATCCCTTCAACCCATTGGAAAACCGGGCTATTACCGGTGAATACCCGCCAGGTTCAACCTTTAAAATAATTACCGGTACGGCGGCTCTGGAGCTGGGAAAAGTAACGCCTGAGGAACAAATCTTCGATAGCGGCCACCATTGGCTCATTCCTAAAGGGAATTCGCAAAATGAGGCTTTAGGCTGGATTAATTTCAAGACAGCATTGTCGAAATCCGATAACGTTTACTTTTACGAGATGGGGAATCGTGTCGGCATTGATAACCTGGAAAAGTATGCCCGGATGTTTGGCCTAGGCGACTACACCGGCATAAATCTACCGGACGAAGCAGATGGTCTCGTTGCCAACCGGCGCTATAAAGAGAAAGCGTACGGCGAAGAATGGTATCTATCGGAAACCTTTGACGCCGCCATTGGTCAAGGTTTTCAACTGGTTACGCCGCTGCAAATGGCTGTGGTTATGGGTGAAATCGCCAATGGCGGACACCGCTACCGTCCCTATCTGGTAAGCAAAATAATCTCGCCGAATGATGAAACGGTCAAGTCATTTGCGCCGGAAGAACTGGGAAGTGTGAAAATATCCGACCGCAATCTTAACCTAATCCGCGATGCCTTGCATGACGTGGCGCTGCCGGGGGGAACCGCCGCCTATGCCTTCAATGGATTCCCGGTTTCTATCGCCGGTAAAACCGGCACGGCCGAAAACCCCCATGGTGATGACCATGGCTGGTTTGTGGCTTATGCTCCTTTTGACGACCCGACAGTCGTTGTGGCCGTCATTGTGGAGCAAGGCGGCTTTGGCTCGGATTCCGCAACCCCTATAGCCCGAAAGATACTGGAAGCTGCCTTTAACATTCCACCGCAAAGGGATGCGGCAGATGAAGCTGCTGACGAAGCAGCGAAAGCCAGTACCAAAGTTATTACTAATAGCAGTGCAAAGATAAATTAG
- a CDS encoding aspartyl-phosphate phosphatase Spo0E family protein: MTELDEILKTIEELRTKLNKLSKGRSLTDPDVLLVSQMLDALLNEYQARLSDKTNRS, translated from the coding sequence TTGACTGAATTGGACGAAATATTAAAAACAATTGAGGAATTAAGAACAAAATTGAACAAATTATCAAAGGGGAGATCATTAACTGATCCAGACGTGCTGCTTGTCAGTCAAATGCTGGATGCCCTTCTCAACGAATATCAGGCAAGGTTGAGTGACAAAACGAACCGCTCCTAA
- a CDS encoding LysR family transcriptional regulator: MDKVDLNMLSAIAEKKNVTRAAEYLCIAQSSLSYRLKRLENEFNANLLIRTPRGVIFTPEGESLLQCVRNIQEQLRKTKESIQNMKGTIQGELRIAVTAAFARYELPDILKNFLKLYPQVEVFLKTSQSHNVYRMLQKGEVSIAIIRGDHPWLEEKRLIATEPICLVSGSPLEICDLPNRPQIIHPLSGVHNIAETWWRQNFASPPYTSMEVDNMDIGLQMVLRDLGWAIIPVIGLKGYTSLYTKGLTWKNGNPLVRKTWLMCRNSSLELSVVQAFVEYVNDCVNVGDKN; the protein is encoded by the coding sequence ATGGATAAAGTGGATTTGAATATGTTAAGCGCAATTGCTGAAAAGAAAAATGTTACGCGGGCTGCCGAATACTTATGTATAGCCCAATCGTCACTTTCTTACCGCTTAAAAAGGTTGGAAAATGAGTTTAACGCTAACCTTCTCATACGTACTCCAAGAGGGGTCATTTTCACGCCGGAAGGTGAGTCTTTACTACAATGTGTAAGAAATATACAAGAACAACTACGAAAGACTAAAGAGTCCATTCAAAATATGAAAGGAACTATCCAAGGTGAGTTACGGATTGCCGTAACGGCAGCTTTTGCCCGTTATGAACTGCCAGATATATTGAAAAATTTTTTAAAACTCTATCCGCAAGTTGAAGTTTTCCTCAAAACAAGTCAAAGTCACAACGTATACCGGATGCTTCAAAAAGGAGAAGTTTCTATTGCCATTATTCGCGGCGATCATCCCTGGCTAGAAGAAAAGCGGCTGATTGCCACAGAGCCTATCTGCCTTGTATCCGGCAGTCCACTTGAAATATGCGATTTACCAAACCGCCCACAAATCATTCATCCCCTTTCGGGGGTGCACAATATAGCGGAAACGTGGTGGCGACAAAATTTTGCTTCTCCTCCGTATACTTCCATGGAAGTAGACAATATGGACATTGGCCTGCAAATGGTTTTGCGTGATTTGGGCTGGGCAATTATCCCAGTTATTGGTTTAAAAGGATATACTTCTCTTTATACAAAAGGTCTTACCTGGAAAAACGGCAACCCTTTAGTGAGAAAAACATGGTTAATGTGTCGAAATTCTTCCCTTGAATTATCAGTAGTTCAGGCATTTGTAGAATACGTGAATGACTGTGTTAACGTTGGCGATAAAAATTAG
- the gltX gene encoding glutamate--tRNA ligase, producing MDHVRVRFAPSPTGYLHIGGARTALFNWFFARKHHGQFILRIEDTDTQRLKEDSVAQILTSMKWLGMDWDEGPEKGGPCGPYYQSQRLDLYRQEAQRLIKEGQAYYCFCTPEDLARTRELQRQAGQAFRYSGKCRDIPLVSALQRIAAGEKPVVRLRIPASGQLTVTDLIHGEVNFRLDQLDDFIILKSNRMPAYNFACVIDDHAMDISHVIRAEEHLSNTPKQVLLYQALGYQTPAFAHLPMILAPDRSKLSKRHGATSVEEFREQGFLAPAIVNYLTFLGWSPGNDQEIITPAETTEKFALTNVSKKAAIYDTKKLAWINGQYLNSMDLDTVAQAAIPFLLQRGLITATQAAEQAPAIRDIIAVVRNRVKTLVELAEAAEYFFKEVTAYEEKGRRKHFAKAEAAELLRQGRERLAQVQCFDSQHTEDAYRQLSEELAVKSGDLIHPTRLALTGRTVSPGLFDVMALLGRDRCLARIDRALAYISELKAE from the coding sequence TTGGACCATGTCAGAGTAAGATTTGCCCCGAGCCCGACAGGCTATTTACATATCGGCGGCGCAAGAACCGCTTTATTTAATTGGTTCTTTGCCCGGAAGCATCACGGCCAGTTCATTTTGCGAATTGAGGATACCGACACCCAGCGGTTGAAAGAAGATTCCGTAGCACAAATTTTGACCAGCATGAAATGGCTGGGTATGGATTGGGATGAGGGACCGGAAAAAGGCGGTCCGTGCGGCCCTTATTATCAGTCCCAGCGCTTGGATTTGTACCGGCAGGAAGCTCAGCGGCTTATTAAAGAGGGACAAGCATATTATTGCTTTTGTACCCCGGAAGACTTAGCCCGAACCAGAGAACTTCAGCGCCAGGCCGGCCAGGCGTTTCGCTACAGCGGCAAATGCCGTGACATTCCCCTGGTAAGTGCGTTACAACGGATCGCAGCCGGCGAGAAACCGGTCGTCCGGCTGCGGATTCCCGCCAGCGGACAACTGACCGTAACGGATCTGATCCACGGTGAAGTGAATTTCCGTCTGGACCAATTGGACGACTTCATCATCCTGAAGTCCAACAGAATGCCCGCCTACAACTTTGCCTGTGTGATTGATGACCACGCAATGGACATCAGTCATGTCATCCGGGCCGAAGAGCATCTTTCCAACACGCCGAAGCAGGTACTGCTATATCAGGCCCTGGGATATCAAACACCAGCGTTTGCCCACCTGCCGATGATTTTGGCTCCCGATCGCAGCAAACTCAGCAAGCGCCACGGTGCAACATCGGTAGAAGAATTCCGCGAGCAGGGCTTCCTGGCACCGGCAATCGTTAATTACCTGACTTTTTTAGGCTGGTCTCCGGGTAACGATCAGGAAATTATAACGCCTGCCGAGACAACGGAAAAATTCGCTCTTACTAATGTATCGAAAAAAGCAGCCATTTATGATACGAAAAAACTTGCCTGGATCAACGGCCAATACTTAAACAGTATGGATCTGGACACTGTAGCCCAGGCAGCAATTCCTTTCTTGCTGCAGCGGGGACTGATAACCGCAACGCAAGCAGCAGAACAAGCTCCTGCAATCAGGGATATCATTGCTGTAGTGCGAAACAGGGTCAAGACTCTGGTCGAACTGGCGGAGGCAGCGGAATACTTTTTCAAAGAGGTAACGGCATACGAGGAAAAAGGCCGGCGCAAACACTTTGCAAAAGCGGAAGCAGCGGAACTTCTGCGGCAAGGCCGGGAGCGTTTAGCACAGGTTCAATGCTTTGATAGCCAACATACGGAGGATGCCTATCGGCAGCTCAGTGAAGAATTAGCTGTCAAAAGCGGCGATCTGATTCATCCCACCCGGCTCGCTTTAACCGGACGCACGGTAAGCCCCGGCTTATTTGATGTTATGGCACTATTAGGTAGAGACCGCTGTCTGGCAAGAATCGACCGAGCCCTTGCGTATATTTCCGAGCTAAAAGCAGAATAA
- a CDS encoding amidohydrolase — translation MSQLDKKVLKQKVTAAIFAHKEEIFSLAHSIASEPEMGFKEHKTAAKIAETFKKHNIPYSSDLGITGIKALIKGKTHTHKIAVLGEMDAVTCVDHPMADPITGAAHACGHHGQVAAMAAASIGLKESGVMDELDGDVIPFAVPAEEYVEIEYRNRLRREGKIKYLGGKSELIRLGAFDDIDMAMMIHLSPTGENHRKLYVGGTSNGFIGKMIRFIGREAHAAGAPHEGINALNAAMVALMAVHAQRETFRDEDHVRFHPIITSGGDLVNVVPADVRIESYVRAKTIEAMLDANKKINRALIGGASAIGAEVEIKDLPGYLPLINNEILTKLYKENAAALLGTDSIIPLEHHAASTDMGDLSHIMPVVHPWVGGVSGNLHTRDFKVVDPEMAYLISAQSMAMTIIDLLTDGAACAKQLLQSYKPKMTKKEYLTFMESIS, via the coding sequence ATGAGTCAATTGGATAAAAAAGTTCTGAAACAAAAGGTGACTGCAGCCATTTTTGCCCATAAAGAAGAAATTTTTTCGCTGGCACACTCCATCGCCAGCGAACCGGAAATGGGATTTAAAGAACATAAAACAGCTGCCAAAATCGCCGAAACTTTTAAAAAGCATAATATTCCCTACTCGTCGGATCTAGGAATTACCGGTATAAAAGCCCTAATAAAGGGAAAAACACATACTCACAAAATCGCTGTTTTAGGTGAAATGGATGCCGTCACCTGTGTTGACCATCCTATGGCTGATCCTATAACAGGCGCGGCCCATGCCTGCGGTCATCACGGACAAGTTGCCGCCATGGCTGCCGCCAGTATTGGGCTCAAAGAATCCGGCGTGATGGACGAATTAGACGGAGATGTAATTCCTTTTGCCGTTCCCGCTGAAGAATACGTTGAAATTGAATATCGGAATCGTCTGCGCCGGGAAGGAAAAATTAAATACCTCGGCGGTAAGTCGGAATTAATCCGGCTTGGTGCGTTTGATGATATTGATATGGCTATGATGATCCATCTCAGCCCTACAGGAGAAAACCATCGCAAACTCTATGTCGGTGGGACAAGCAATGGCTTTATCGGGAAAATGATTCGCTTTATCGGCCGCGAAGCCCACGCTGCCGGCGCACCTCACGAGGGTATTAACGCCCTTAACGCTGCGATGGTTGCACTTATGGCTGTTCACGCACAGCGCGAAACATTCCGCGATGAAGATCATGTACGTTTTCACCCTATCATCACCAGCGGCGGCGATCTGGTCAATGTGGTTCCCGCCGACGTTCGTATCGAAAGTTATGTCCGCGCCAAAACAATTGAAGCGATGCTGGATGCAAATAAAAAAATCAACCGGGCGTTAATCGGCGGCGCCTCCGCAATTGGCGCCGAAGTGGAAATTAAGGACTTACCTGGTTATCTGCCTCTTATTAATAATGAGATTCTGACTAAGCTCTATAAAGAAAACGCTGCTGCACTGCTCGGAACAGATTCGATCATTCCCCTCGAACATCATGCAGCCAGTACGGATATGGGGGATTTATCCCATATTATGCCAGTTGTTCATCCCTGGGTTGGCGGCGTAAGCGGCAATTTACACACCCGAGACTTTAAAGTCGTTGATCCTGAAATGGCATACCTTATTTCGGCCCAGTCTATGGCTATGACCATCATTGACCTTCTCACTGATGGCGCTGCTTGTGCAAAACAACTACTGCAGTCTTACAAACCGAAAATGACGAAAAAAGAGTATCTCACTTTCATGGAATCCATTTCGTAA
- a CDS encoding MmgE/PrpD family protein, producing the protein MEYTKKLVEFVLDTEYKQLPTEAISLAKRHFLDCVGAALAEVAEPRSNIVQRYLDHIGAKGSCRLLGSGRKTTIDNAAFANGILAHSICFDDSGPSHPSVTIVPPLIAMGEQYHLSGKEIITAQVLAYDVFQRLNAVTKDAWEMRKRGWHPTGFFGAVTSAILSAKLMRLTVTQSVQAASIAATMGGGLSQNIGNMGMPLHAGNASRNGITAAHLAKEGFIADLQPLEGRFGLMDALCGPKNYNIEALTVSLGAPYRLIDPGITIKPYPNCWAHHKVIDAVLHLIHTHNIHADQVVSVEVDLQPDKPTYRYLEPKTDLEARYSLGYGIALCLLDGELGLAQFAAERIQDSQTKQTMAKIKHVPQSAGPEQNNVTIVMQDGTRHMHNVAYSKGHPLYNPMSDEEIMQKYRLCAGRTLSPDRVERSAAMITNLENVEDMKSVVDSLIKKQ; encoded by the coding sequence ATGGAATATACAAAAAAGTTGGTCGAGTTTGTACTAGATACGGAATATAAGCAGCTTCCGACAGAAGCAATTTCATTGGCCAAAAGGCACTTCTTGGATTGTGTCGGAGCAGCCCTTGCGGAGGTGGCCGAACCCCGTTCCAATATTGTTCAACGGTATCTCGATCACATAGGCGCAAAAGGATCATGCCGGTTATTAGGTTCGGGGCGTAAAACCACTATTGATAATGCCGCTTTTGCCAACGGCATACTGGCCCATTCCATCTGTTTTGATGATTCCGGCCCCTCCCATCCTTCTGTAACCATTGTTCCGCCACTAATCGCAATGGGGGAGCAGTATCATTTAAGCGGCAAGGAAATTATTACAGCACAGGTACTCGCCTATGATGTATTCCAGCGACTGAATGCGGTTACGAAAGATGCTTGGGAGATGCGGAAACGTGGGTGGCATCCCACCGGATTCTTTGGAGCCGTAACATCAGCAATTCTCTCGGCCAAGCTCATGCGGCTGACTGTAACTCAAAGCGTCCAAGCTGCATCCATTGCTGCAACCATGGGCGGCGGCTTGAGTCAAAACATCGGTAATATGGGTATGCCACTACATGCCGGCAATGCCAGCCGAAATGGGATTACTGCCGCACATCTTGCCAAGGAGGGCTTTATAGCCGATCTCCAACCGCTGGAAGGACGCTTTGGGCTAATGGACGCCTTGTGTGGACCGAAAAATTATAATATTGAGGCGCTGACGGTAAGCTTAGGTGCTCCTTATCGACTTATTGATCCGGGGATTACTATTAAACCTTATCCGAACTGCTGGGCACACCATAAGGTTATCGACGCGGTGCTTCACCTAATTCATACCCACAACATTCATGCTGACCAAGTCGTTTCAGTCGAGGTAGACCTGCAGCCCGACAAACCGACCTATCGTTATCTAGAACCGAAAACGGACTTGGAAGCTCGTTATAGCCTTGGTTATGGCATTGCTTTGTGCTTGCTAGATGGTGAACTTGGACTCGCACAATTTGCTGCAGAGCGAATACAGGATTCACAAACAAAACAAACTATGGCAAAAATCAAACATGTTCCTCAGTCAGCGGGACCGGAACAGAATAATGTAACCATCGTAATGCAGGATGGAACACGCCATATGCATAACGTAGCCTATTCGAAGGGACATCCGCTCTACAATCCGATGTCCGATGAGGAAATTATGCAAAAATACCGCTTATGCGCCGGGCGTACATTAAGTCCGGACAGAGTTGAGCGGTCCGCAGCTATGATAACCAATCTTGAAAATGTTGAAGATATGAAATCTGTGGTTGATTCATTGATCAAAAAGCAGTGA